GGGCGGCATGTTTCTGGCCCGGAAAAAAGTTATGGATTATCAGGCATACCGTCAACCCTTCCCGTCTATTCCCAGGGAGAAATGGCCCGTTCTCGCGCGAACCTATACGGATAAGAAAATCATCCTCCCTGAATTCAGCGAAGAGCAGATCCAGGAGGTTTTACATCGTGTCAACAAATATTCTCCCGAGGATGAGTTGAACTGCGGCGCCTGCGGCTATTCAAGCTGCCGGGAAAAGGCCATTGCGGTTCTTCGCGGCATGGCGGAGGTGACGATGTGCGTCCCTTATATGAGAAACCGGTCCGAATCCCTGCGGCAGGTGGTTATGGATGTTTCTCCGAACGCCATTGTCATCATCGACGACAAGTTGACCATCCAGGATATGTCGCCTTCGGCGGAACAGCTCTTCAAGTGTTCCCTCTCGGATATAAAAGGGAAACCGTTGTCCGACATGGTTTCCGAAGTTCGTGATTTTATCTCGGTCCGCGATACGGGATCGCCCGCCATCGCCAGGGTTGCCCGGCTGAGAGACGATATCGTCGTGGAGCAGAGCATCGTCCGCATCGAAGGTCAACCGCTGCTGGTTGCAATGATGCGGGATATTACGGAACAGGATCGGGAACGGAAGAGGTTTGAAACCCTCAGGGAGAAAACGCTGGAACAGACACGGGAGGTTGTCCGCAAGCAGATGCGCGTTGCCCATGAAATCGCTCATCTCCTTGGCGAAACAACAGCGGAAAGCAAGATGATCATCTCTCATCTGACGAAACTCCTGGAAGAGGAATAGGCCCAATGAGGCAGGTCATCGAATTTTCGTGGAACAGTCTGACCAAAGCCGGTGAAGAGCTTTGCGGAGATTCCGTCGTCATCCGGACCGGCAGGGATTTCTTCGTCGCTGTCCTTTCCGACGGTCTGGGCAGCGGTGTCAAGGCCAATATCCTGTCCACCCTGACGGCGGAGATCGCTGCCCGGATGTTCGAGTCGGGCGGTTCGGTAGAAGAGGTCATGCAGACCCTGGTGGATACCCTGCCGGAGTGCAGCGTGCGGAAGCTGGCTTATGCGACCTTTGCCGTCTTGATGGTTTATAATGGAAGGGATGCCCATCTGGTGGAATTTGATTCGCCGCCCATGATCCTGATTCGGCAGAATAAGCTGACTTCTCTGCCCCTGGAGAAGAGGGAGGTCAAGGGCCGGGTCATTCGAGAGGCCCACTTCGAGATCCAGGAAAATGATGTCATGGTTCTGATCAGCGATGGCTATGAGCATGCGGGACTGGGGGGCATCTTTCGACTGGGTTGGGGATGGAAAAGCATCGCCCAGGCGGTGCAGCGGTTTGTTCAGGCAGGGGTGGATGCGGTTCAGCTGACACAGGCCCTTTCCCGGACCTGCATGAAGTTCGATGACGACAAGCCGGGGGACGACTCAACCGTCATCAGCATGAGGGTGCGGCCGGCTGTCTCCGTCTGTATTCTCACCGGACCGCCGAACAATAAGGAACTGGATGCCTTTGCCGTTTCCCGCCTGATGAATGCCGAAGGGTACAAGCTGATCTGCGGCGGATCTACGGCGCAAATGGCTGCCCGTGTCCTGGATAAAAAATTGGAGGTGGAATGGGTTCCCCCCTGGAAAAGGACAGAGGCTTCTCAGAAGAAGAAAAAAGGTTCGCCCCCGACGGCCCTGTTAAGCGGCGTCGACCTCGTAACGGAGGGGATCCTGACCCTCGGGCAGACGGTTGAAATTCTGCGCCACGCCAAGACGATTCATGATCTTCCCAAGGATGCGGACCCGGCCACCCGGTTGGCGCGCTATCTTCTCAGTGCGGATGATATCCATATGATTGTCGGAACGGCAGTCAATCCCAACCAGATTGCCGATCTCGTCCGTGGGGAGCCCATGAGGATGGTCTATATCCGGGATCTCGTTCAAGAGCTAACCAAACGGGACAAGCAGGTGACGCTGGAAACGGTCTAATAAGGAAGGACGCTCTTCATTCGTCATGAACAATCACCTTTCCTCTTAAATTCTTTAATGCCGGCCTTCGCGGCAGGGAGAGCCGGATGGTTGTTCCCGTTGGGCCCTGAGAGGGATCGGCATTGGATTTAACGGTCAGTCCCCCCCCATGGGCCTTGACAACCCCGTAGACAGTGGGCATCCCCAGTCCGGTTCCCTCTCCAGCCGGCTTGGTGGTAAAAAACGGTGTAAACAGAAGATCCAGATGTTCTGCCGAGATGCCCCGGCCCGTATCGCGAATCGTCAGGAAAATCGAGCTTGAGTCGTCTCCAACGAGAATCTGCAGCAGGCCGCCGCCAGGCATGGCTTCCACGGCATTCATTTCAAGCTCCAGCAAGACTTTAACAATGCGCTCATGATCAATCCATACGGTTTCATCGACGAGACGGTATAAAACTTCAAGATGGACGGCGTCGGGTCTCTCAAGTGCGTTCACGCTATCGTCGACGATCTTCCGGATGCTGGTTTCCCGTAATTTCAAACCCTGCACGAGTTTTATCCTTTCTGAATCCTGAAGCTACTGAGGAACGCTTCGAATTTCCCTTGTTCGCTTTTAGCATGGCTTCAACCGGAAGAACACATAATTTAATACCGAGTCGCCTTCATTCGGCTAACGGCGTTGGCTTCGGCGTCAGCTCCTCGACGTATCATCTATACGACTGCGTCGCCTCCTCCTTGCCGCCTTGTTAGCCTTTTGAATGCAACTTGGTATAAGGGAGAATTTCAAAGGATCCGCTCCTGGAAGTCAACGACAAGGATTGACAAGAGGGGCATAATGCTCTATAGCCGTTATCTTGAAGAGAAATGGTAATGTAGGAGTATGACTTCGCTCAGGAAAGATAAGACCACATTAACAGGGGCTTTTCCCGAAATCGGATGATATGCCACAACAAGCCGCTGATGGACTTAATACATGAACATAAGGGATATAAAAGAAATTCTAGAAGCGCAGTTGCTTTGCGGAGATGACTGCATTGAGCATGAGGTAAGAGGCTGTTTTGCCTGTGATCTCATCAGCGAAATGCTCCTCCATATCAAGCCTGGCTCACTCCTTGTCACATCGCTGTTAAACGCCCATGTCGTTCACACGGCCCACGTCATGGATGCCAGTGGCGTTGTCTTTGCCGGTGGGAAAAAACCCAATGAAACGATTCTCGCCAATGCCCAGCAGAATGGAATTCCTATTCTATCCACGTCCCTTCTCATTTTTGAGATCTGCGGACGGCTTTTTGTAAATGGCGTGCACCAGGACAACCTAACACCGGTTAGCGGAGATTAAACTAACCTATGGCGGACCGCGATGCTTCCACTCCGCAGATTACCATGGAATTTCCCATTGAAGAGAAGGATTTCTTCATGGCCGGAGAGTCTGCCTCACGAGTAAAAAAGATATTGCAGCAACTTGGTTTAAACCAGGATATCATCCGGCGGGTGGCTATCATCATCTATGAGGCGGCCATGAACGTTGCGATCCATGGAAGTCATGGCCAGCTTGCGGTCCATGTCGACCCGAAGGCCATCTATGTTTCGACGGAGGATGAGGGCGCCGGAATTCCCGATATTGATCTGGCCATGCAGGAAGGGTACTCCACGGCCACGGACGAGATAAGAGAGATGGGCTTCGGCGCCGGAATGGGGCTGCCCAATATCAAGCAGAACTCCGACGAACTTGTTGTTGAGTCGAAAGTCAACGTAGGGACAATCCTCAAAGCCATAGTCTATTTTAATTCCGTAACCGGCGTTTAGGCAGTGGAGGCGCATAGGATGCAATATTTTCATTCCGTCAAGCTCAACTTCAAACGATGCATTGGATGCACCAACTGTATCAAGCCCTGTCCTACGGAGGCGATCCGGGTCCACGATGGAAAAGCCATGATTATGGATGAGAGGTGCATCGACTGCGGCGAATGCATCATAAGCTGTCCCCACCATGCCAAGTATGCCCACAGTGACACGCTCAAAAAACTTGCCGATTATAAGTACACCATTGCCCTGCCGGACCCCTCGTTTTTCGGGCAATTCAAAGAATGCGAAAACATTGAAGACATTCTTCACGCCTTTCTTCATATCGGTTTCGATGAGGTCTTTGAAGTTTCCCTTGCCGCGGAGATCGTCGCCTTCATTGTCCGTCAGAAACTTCTAAAGAAAGAATACAAGAAACCGATCTTTTCCACCTCCTGCCCTGCAGTCCTCCGCCTGATGCAGATAAAGTTTCCGGGCCTTCTGGAACAGACCACACAGGTCCTCTCCCCGATGGAAATCGCTGCGCGGATTGCCAAGGATGAGGCGGTGAAAAAGACAGGCATCGCCTATGACGAGATCGGGGCGATCTTCATCTCACCATGCCCCGCGAAGGTGACGGAGATGAGGCAGCCGATCACGACGAAGCATTCCGCCGTAAACGGCGCGATCGGCGCGAACCTGATCTATCGGGATATCATTCGCAATCTCCACAAGGGGGCAACCGATAAAGAGGGTAAACCGATTGAGCGGCGCCGTCTGCACAAAGCGACGAAATTGGGCATGTCCTGGGGATACCTGACCGGAGAGCCGAAAAGCATCGGCGTTGGAACCACGCTGGCCGTGAGCGGCTCTCATAATGTCATCAGTCTTCTGGAGGAAATAGAACGCGGTGAAATGCAGGACGTGGATTTCATCGAGTTGAAGGCTTGCAATGCGGGATGCGTCGGGGGACCCCTCAACATTCCCAACAGCTTTGTAGGGAGAGTCCATCTAAGAGGCCTTATATCGCGTTCAGGGGAACAGCCCTCTTACTACAGCGAGGAAGAAATTCGCGGCATGTACGAAAAAGGGCACTTCGAATTCACCGAGCCGATTCTGCCGCGGCCCATTATGACCCTGGACGAAGATGTGGCCAAGGCGCTCGTGAAAATGGAACGGCTTGACCAGATCACAAAGGAACTTCCCGGCCTCGATTGCGGCGCCTGCGGCTCTCCGACTTGCCGGGCCTTGGCTGAGGACATCATCCGAGGAATGGCCTTTGAAACGGATTGCGTGATCAAGTTGAGAGATCGCATCAAGATTCTGGCTCAGGAAATTCTCTATCTGGCGCGCATCGTCCCGCCGTCCATGGCTGCGGAGAGTTCGGAGAAAAAGGACAATATTTAAGCCGGAACAGCGGCTTGCGCAGGATGCCTGCGGCATCGAAAAAATGTGGGAGAGATAAGATGACCCTTGCCCAGTTGATTGAGAATATTCGCTTTGAAGTTGTGACAGGTGACATCAACATGGACCGGGAGATACGAACCGGTTATACGTCGGACCTTCTTTCGGACGCAATCGCAAACATCGAGGAAAACTCCGTCTGGATTACCATGCAGAGGCATATCAATATCCTGGGGGTTGCCAAACTGAAGGATGTCGTCGCTGTGGTGATCCCCCGCAATCTTCAGGTAGAGCAGAGCGTCGTGGATAAGGCCCGTGAGGAGGGGATTGCGATCCTGCGGGGACCTCAGACGGCCTTCGAGATTTCGGCCCTCATTTACAATGCTTTAAGATAAAATTCGGTTTTCTCAGCGAGAAACACCGCCGGGACCTCTTCGGTCATAATCGATCTTTCCCTCGACCAGAAGGATTGCCGCAAGGCGGTTCCAGCCGATGTTTTGAAAAAATCAAGCATAAAAGCGGCCTCTCTGTCAGGTTCACGAGGACCCTGCGCTGCAAAGGGCTGCGGTCTGGACGTGCATAGGGAAATGCCGCTTTCCGGTCTTGCTGCAGGCGTCTCTGCAAGCTTAAAAAAAATCACCCCTTCCACAAGGTTCTCCTCCCTTGCGTCTTCTGCTTCCAGATCCTGAAAAAATCACCTTTTTAGAGATGGTCCTTTGTGCTAAGGAAAAACACCTTTTGACCCGCAAGGGTTCATAAATCGAAAACATGCCAGCCAGAAGGACAGCTCCCGATTCATGAAAGCCCTGTTTATTGCCGATGCCCATCTGAAAAACAGTCATGATGCGAATTATCAGAAACTGCTGATGTTTCTTGCATCGCTCGTCCATCCTTCCGAGGTTGAGAAGCAGCTTGATTTACAACCGACCATCCAGCAGCGGATTCCCGTAGATGATCTCTATATCGGGGGAGATTTTTTTGATTTCTGGTTTTGCCGGGGACGGGAGGTCTATCCGGAATTTGTTCCGGTCATTTCGGCTTTGACGGCGATTCGGGATCGGGGGATTCGTGTCCATTTCGCGGAAGGCAACCACGATTTTTTTCTTGCGGATTATTTCACCCGGATGTTGGGGATGGAAGTCTATCCTGAGTGGGGGACATTCATGCTGGATGACTGCAAAGTCCTTTTTTCCCATGGCGATACGGTGGACAGGCAGAATGTTCAATACCTCCGGCTCAGAAAACTGTTGAGAAGCGCGTTCGTTTATCAGCTGCAGCGGCGGCTGCCCCTTTCCCTTCTCTGGAAAATAGCCGGAGCCGGCTCCGCTGCAAGCAAGGGAACAGCCCGAATTCCCGAAGAAAAACTTGCCGAGATTCTTCATGCTTTTTCCGCGGCAAAACTCCGGCGAGAGTTTGACGCGGTCATCCTGGGGCATTGTCATCAACCGATCATGAAAGAATATTCGATCGGAAGCCGTAAAAGATATTCAATCACCCTGGGCGATTGGATTCGGCATTTTTCCTACCTGTATTATGAAGATGGCAATTTCAGGCTTTGCTTCTTCGAAGCTTAAGGAAGGAAGAGCTAGAGGGATTATTTGCAACTAGTTGATATTAAATGTGAATATTTTATTCTCAGGCAATAACATAATGCTGGACTTATCGTGAACGATGTGTTAGCACGCCCACTGATTTTGCCGAGGGATGCGAAACCGATGCTGGATATCAAACATCAGGAATTGAGAAAGAATCTCTCCGGCGGGTTGTACAAGAACAATACATGAAGGAGTGGAGCAAATTGAATAGCCTTGTCCCGAAAAAAATATTTTTTACCAAAGGTGTGGGAACACACAAGGAAGAGCTGCACTCCTTTGAGCTGGCCCTTCGGGATGCCGGAATTGAAAAGTGTAATCTTGTTCAGGTGTCCAGTATATTGCCTCCCGGCTGTCAGGTGATTTCCCGGGGAATGGGGTTAAAAGAACTGAAACCCGGGGCTATTACCTATTGCGTTCTGAGCCGCTGCAGCAGTGATGAACCCCGGCGTCTGCTGGCCGCTTCCGTGGGCTGTGCAATTCCCACCGATCGCAATACCTATGGTTATATCAGTGAATATCACGCCTTTGGCCAGACAGGACGCCAGGCAGGCGATCATGCGGAGGACCTTGCCGCGGCCATGCTGGCCTCCACCCTCGGGAT
This genomic interval from Syntrophus gentianae contains the following:
- a CDS encoding UDP-2,3-diacylglucosamine diphosphatase; this encodes MKALFIADAHLKNSHDANYQKLLMFLASLVHPSEVEKQLDLQPTIQQRIPVDDLYIGGDFFDFWFCRGREVYPEFVPVISALTAIRDRGIRVHFAEGNHDFFLADYFTRMLGMEVYPEWGTFMLDDCKVLFSHGDTVDRQNVQYLRLRKLLRSAFVYQLQRRLPLSLLWKIAGAGSAASKGTARIPEEKLAEILHAFSAAKLRREFDAVILGHCHQPIMKEYSIGSRKRYSITLGDWIRHFSYLYYEDGNFRLCFFEA
- a CDS encoding DRTGG domain-containing protein gives rise to the protein MNIRDIKEILEAQLLCGDDCIEHEVRGCFACDLISEMLLHIKPGSLLVTSLLNAHVVHTAHVMDASGVVFAGGKKPNETILANAQQNGIPILSTSLLIFEICGRLFVNGVHQDNLTPVSGD
- a CDS encoding SpoIIE family protein phosphatase, with translation MRQVIEFSWNSLTKAGEELCGDSVVIRTGRDFFVAVLSDGLGSGVKANILSTLTAEIAARMFESGGSVEEVMQTLVDTLPECSVRKLAYATFAVLMVYNGRDAHLVEFDSPPMILIRQNKLTSLPLEKREVKGRVIREAHFEIQENDVMVLISDGYEHAGLGGIFRLGWGWKSIAQAVQRFVQAGVDAVQLTQALSRTCMKFDDDKPGDDSTVISMRVRPAVSVCILTGPPNNKELDAFAVSRLMNAEGYKLICGGSTAQMAARVLDKKLEVEWVPPWKRTEASQKKKKGSPPTALLSGVDLVTEGILTLGQTVEILRHAKTIHDLPKDADPATRLARYLLSADDIHMIVGTAVNPNQIADLVRGEPMRMVYIRDLVQELTKRDKQVTLETV
- a CDS encoding [Fe-Fe] hydrogenase large subunit C-terminal domain-containing protein — encoded protein: MQYFHSVKLNFKRCIGCTNCIKPCPTEAIRVHDGKAMIMDERCIDCGECIISCPHHAKYAHSDTLKKLADYKYTIALPDPSFFGQFKECENIEDILHAFLHIGFDEVFEVSLAAEIVAFIVRQKLLKKEYKKPIFSTSCPAVLRLMQIKFPGLLEQTTQVLSPMEIAARIAKDEAVKKTGIAYDEIGAIFISPCPAKVTEMRQPITTKHSAVNGAIGANLIYRDIIRNLHKGATDKEGKPIERRRLHKATKLGMSWGYLTGEPKSIGVGTTLAVSGSHNVISLLEEIERGEMQDVDFIELKACNAGCVGGPLNIPNSFVGRVHLRGLISRSGEQPSYYSEEEIRGMYEKGHFEFTEPILPRPIMTLDEDVAKALVKMERLDQITKELPGLDCGACGSPTCRALAEDIIRGMAFETDCVIKLRDRIKILAQEILYLARIVPPSMAAESSEKKDNI
- a CDS encoding pyruvoyl-dependent arginine decarboxylase — encoded protein: MKEWSKLNSLVPKKIFFTKGVGTHKEELHSFELALRDAGIEKCNLVQVSSILPPGCQVISRGMGLKELKPGAITYCVLSRCSSDEPRRLLAASVGCAIPTDRNTYGYISEYHAFGQTGRQAGDHAEDLAAAMLASTLGIDFNIDESWDDKKEIFKISGKIVSTRNITQSTIVKNGGQTTVIAVAVFQF
- a CDS encoding sensor histidine kinase, which encodes MQGLKLRETSIRKIVDDSVNALERPDAVHLEVLYRLVDETVWIDHERIVKVLLELEMNAVEAMPGGGLLQILVGDDSSSIFLTIRDTGRGISAEHLDLLFTPFFTTKPAGEGTGLGMPTVYGVVKAHGGGLTVKSNADPSQGPTGTTIRLSLPRRPALKNLRGKVIVHDE
- a CDS encoding ATP-binding protein — translated: MADRDASTPQITMEFPIEEKDFFMAGESASRVKKILQQLGLNQDIIRRVAIIIYEAAMNVAIHGSHGQLAVHVDPKAIYVSTEDEGAGIPDIDLAMQEGYSTATDEIREMGFGAGMGLPNIKQNSDELVVESKVNVGTILKAIVYFNSVTGV